One Gloeobacter morelensis MG652769 DNA window includes the following coding sequences:
- a CDS encoding ABC transporter ATP-binding protein gives MVKLAVAVHKRLGDFQLAVDFAVEGGLIVLFGPSGCGKSSTLAAIAGLLQPDRGRIALGEEVFCDSERNIHIAPQRRRLGFVFQNYALFPHLNVERNICFAIDRESRDFQRERLRELLTLLRLENLAHRYPAELSGGQQQRVALARALAPHPRLLLLDEPFSALDSELREELRDELKRLQIELALPVVMVTHTRSEALQLADTVVRLDLGQVMAVGSAAAVLSPTPRTGNNARFSW, from the coding sequence ATGGTAAAGCTCGCCGTAGCGGTCCACAAGCGTTTGGGCGACTTTCAGCTGGCGGTGGATTTTGCCGTCGAAGGCGGCTTGATTGTGCTGTTCGGACCGAGCGGCTGCGGCAAGTCAAGTACACTCGCGGCCATCGCCGGGCTGTTGCAGCCAGATAGGGGCCGGATCGCTCTGGGGGAGGAAGTGTTCTGCGACAGCGAACGCAATATTCACATTGCTCCCCAGCGCCGCCGCCTCGGGTTCGTCTTCCAAAACTACGCCCTGTTTCCGCACTTGAACGTCGAGCGCAACATCTGCTTTGCGATCGACCGCGAGAGCCGGGATTTTCAGCGCGAACGTCTTCGGGAATTGCTCACGCTGCTGCGCCTCGAAAACCTGGCCCATCGCTATCCGGCGGAGCTATCGGGTGGGCAACAGCAGCGGGTGGCCCTGGCCCGCGCCCTGGCGCCCCACCCGCGCCTGTTGCTATTGGATGAACCGTTTAGCGCCCTCGACAGCGAACTGCGCGAGGAGTTGCGCGACGAATTGAAGCGTCTGCAAATCGAGCTTGCTCTGCCGGTCGTGATGGTCACCCACACCCGCTCCGAAGCGCTCCAACTCGCAGACACCGTCGTGCGCCTCGATCTGGGTCAGGTGATGGCTGTGGGAAGCGCAGCGGCGGTGCTCAGTCCCACTCCCCGCACAGGCAACAACGCTCGCTTCAGCTGGTAG
- the modB gene encoding molybdate ABC transporter permease subunit, translating into MTDPWFSLRLSLAVATLATLVVGIVGTAAGYFLAKSRFWGKEVLDALFTLPLVLPPTVVGFYLLGLLGKRGWFGQVLFAWTGWEILFTFQAAVIAATVMAMPLMVKTARAAIESVDPAYEQAAYTLGKSRWRTFFEITLPLAWKGIAAGLVLSFARALGEFGATLMVAGNIPGKTQTMPLAIYQTTQTGEDTTALALVAILTVTSLVVLVATNRLAVGRPW; encoded by the coding sequence ATGACGGATCCCTGGTTTTCGCTGCGGCTGTCGCTCGCCGTCGCCACCCTGGCCACCCTGGTTGTCGGGATCGTCGGCACCGCCGCCGGTTACTTTCTGGCCAAATCCCGCTTCTGGGGCAAAGAGGTTCTCGATGCCCTGTTCACTCTGCCGCTGGTGCTGCCGCCCACCGTCGTCGGCTTCTATCTTTTGGGTCTGTTGGGCAAGCGCGGCTGGTTCGGACAGGTTCTATTTGCCTGGACGGGTTGGGAAATTTTGTTTACGTTTCAGGCGGCGGTGATCGCAGCCACGGTAATGGCAATGCCCCTGATGGTCAAAACGGCGCGCGCCGCTATCGAGAGCGTCGATCCTGCCTACGAGCAGGCCGCCTATACCCTCGGCAAAAGTCGGTGGCGCACCTTTTTTGAGATCACCCTGCCCCTTGCCTGGAAGGGGATCGCAGCCGGGCTGGTGCTCAGCTTCGCCCGCGCCCTGGGCGAATTTGGCGCCACACTGATGGTGGCGGGCAACATCCCCGGCAAAACCCAGACCATGCCTTTGGCTATCTACCAGACCACCCAGACGGGCGAAGATACGACTGCTCTAGCACTGGTGGCGATTTTGACCGTGACTTCGCTGGTGGTGCTGGTGGCTACCAATCGCCTTGCTGTGGGGCGGCCATGGTAA